The Lysobacter gummosus genome includes a region encoding these proteins:
- a CDS encoding AIM24 family protein: MSIKNLNEFVEASKQKDLSQDAFELESSHLLEVKLNGRVWAKSGSMVAYRGGVKFVRQGLMEQGLGNLLKKAISGEGTQLMKMEGQGRVYIADAGKKITLLRLNGESIFVNGNDVLAYEDGVQSDIKMMRKVSGMMSGGLFNIKLSGSGVVAITSHYEPLTLAVSPDQPVFTDPNATVAWSGGLTPDIVTDISLGTLFGRGSGESIQLKFAGTGWVVVQPYEEVYFQQTS; the protein is encoded by the coding sequence GTGTCGATCAAGAACCTCAATGAATTCGTCGAAGCGTCCAAACAGAAGGATCTGAGCCAGGACGCGTTCGAACTGGAAAGCTCGCATCTGCTGGAAGTCAAACTCAACGGCCGGGTCTGGGCCAAGTCCGGCTCGATGGTCGCCTACCGCGGCGGCGTCAAGTTCGTGCGCCAGGGGCTGATGGAGCAGGGCCTGGGCAATCTGCTCAAGAAGGCCATCAGCGGCGAAGGCACCCAGCTGATGAAGATGGAAGGCCAGGGCCGCGTCTACATCGCCGACGCGGGCAAGAAGATCACCCTGCTGCGCCTCAACGGCGAATCGATCTTCGTCAACGGCAACGACGTGCTGGCCTATGAAGACGGCGTGCAGTCGGACATCAAGATGATGCGCAAGGTCTCCGGGATGATGTCCGGCGGCCTGTTCAACATCAAACTCAGCGGCAGCGGCGTGGTCGCGATCACCTCGCACTACGAGCCGCTGACCCTGGCGGTGAGCCCGGACCAGCCGGTGTTCACCGACCCGAACGCGACCGTGGCCTGGTCGGGCGGCCTGACCCCGGACATCGTCACCGACATCTCGCTGGGCACGCTGTTCGGCCGCGGCTCGGGCGAGAGCATCCAGCTCAAGTTCGCCGGCACCGGCTGGGTGGTGGTGCAGCCGTATGAAGAGGTGTATTTCCAGCAGACCAGCTGA
- the pyrH gene encoding UMP kinase, with protein sequence MSQLAYRRVLLKLSGEALMGDEDYGIDPKVIGRLAREVIEVQQAGAEIALVIGGGNIFRGAGLAAGGMDRVTGDQMGMLATVINALAMQDSLEKLGAKVRVMSAIKINDVCEDYIRRRAIRHLEKGRLAIFAAGVGSPFFTTDSGAALRAIEIGADLLLKATKVDGVYDKDPKKHSDAVRFDKLTYDDVISRDLQVMDTAAFALCRDSELPLRIFDMGHPGVLLKILRGENIGTLVQGRG encoded by the coding sequence ATGTCCCAGCTCGCCTATCGCCGTGTCCTGTTGAAACTCTCCGGCGAGGCATTGATGGGCGATGAGGACTACGGCATCGACCCCAAGGTCATCGGCCGGCTGGCGCGCGAAGTCATCGAAGTCCAGCAGGCCGGCGCCGAAATCGCGCTGGTGATCGGCGGCGGCAACATCTTCCGCGGCGCGGGCCTGGCGGCCGGCGGCATGGACCGGGTCACCGGCGACCAGATGGGCATGCTGGCCACGGTGATCAACGCCCTGGCGATGCAGGATTCGCTGGAAAAGCTCGGCGCCAAGGTGCGGGTGATGAGCGCGATCAAGATCAACGACGTGTGCGAGGACTACATCCGCCGCCGCGCCATCCGTCATCTGGAAAAAGGCCGCCTGGCGATCTTCGCCGCCGGCGTGGGCAGCCCGTTCTTCACCACCGACTCGGGCGCGGCGCTGCGCGCGATCGAGATCGGCGCCGACCTGCTGCTCAAGGCGACCAAGGTCGATGGCGTGTACGACAAGGACCCGAAGAAGCACAGCGACGCGGTGCGCTTCGACAAGCTGACCTACGACGACGTCATCAGCCGCGATCTGCAGGTGATGGACACCGCCGCCTTCGCCCTGTGCCGCGACAGCGAACTGCCGCTGCGCATCTTCGACATGGGCCACCCGGGCGTGCTGCTGAAGATCCTGCGCGGCGAGAACATCGGCACTCTGGTGCAGGGCCGCGGCTGA
- a CDS encoding M56 family metallopeptidase, translating to MSLDWIGETLLPRLVAAGLQSVLVVAAVWLLCRYLRLSAAMRCWLWWCAALQLLLGALWPTPLSLPLLPASWNDAALTTQPAPPLSSAAQLPYFVTRADLAAAPAVGEQMAGADWLSWPLVFAALWLSGFVLVAIASARGYAAARRRVADSQPCEQAHVLRAYRALGDSLGLRRLPPLRLSAQIHSPQLIGPWPAAVLLPGARAPQLNSEELSMALHHELVHVRRRDLWWGWVPAMVQHLFFFHPLAHVIAREYSIAREAACDAAVLESQRYAAHDYGRLLLRLGVAPRPAAGVASASPTYVVLKRRLTMLQNATPSSHIAGLVLTAAVVLLGLVPYRVTAAAAGERAPKTQSQTVSIHSDSRDGETRITELKGGGKPEIWAVKGGEYYRVGDDGRYEIVRDPATRARLQQRMSDAKQAGIDAERASREAAKAMREAEQAGREAEQAGRDAERAGRQAERDAEVASRDAQRAAADARREAVGTQREARDAARRAQEEGQRAREQGRRDAEQAQRDAAQARRDAEQARRDAQREGERARSDAQREAQQARQSALRDAQQARQQARRDGEQARREAQLDRDQALREAAQARRDAQQQARDAERIRRDATRYVPDSAQIRRIAEQARRDAQRQTADSAQIRRDALRASREARQQVDVEKIRRDAMSSSREAQQQRADVEKIRRDAMRAAREAVEQSQRDLSDANASL from the coding sequence ATGAGTCTGGACTGGATTGGCGAGACCCTGCTGCCGCGCCTGGTCGCGGCCGGATTGCAATCGGTGCTGGTGGTCGCGGCGGTGTGGCTGCTGTGCCGCTATCTGCGACTGAGCGCGGCGATGCGCTGCTGGCTGTGGTGGTGCGCGGCGCTGCAACTGTTGCTCGGCGCGCTGTGGCCGACGCCGTTGAGCCTGCCGTTGCTGCCGGCCTCGTGGAACGACGCGGCGCTCACGACGCAGCCCGCGCCGCCGCTGTCGTCGGCCGCGCAATTGCCGTATTTCGTGACCCGCGCCGACCTCGCCGCGGCGCCGGCCGTCGGCGAACAGATGGCCGGCGCGGACTGGTTGTCGTGGCCGCTGGTGTTCGCCGCGCTGTGGCTGTCGGGTTTCGTCCTGGTCGCGATCGCCAGCGCGCGTGGTTATGCCGCCGCGCGCCGCCGCGTCGCCGATTCGCAGCCGTGCGAACAAGCGCACGTGCTGCGGGCCTATCGCGCGCTCGGCGACAGCCTCGGGCTGCGCCGCCTGCCGCCGCTGCGTCTGTCGGCGCAGATCCATTCGCCGCAGCTGATCGGCCCGTGGCCGGCCGCGGTGCTGCTCCCCGGTGCGCGAGCGCCGCAGTTGAACAGCGAAGAGCTGTCGATGGCCTTGCATCACGAACTGGTCCACGTGCGCCGCCGCGATCTGTGGTGGGGCTGGGTGCCGGCGATGGTGCAGCACCTGTTCTTCTTTCATCCGCTCGCGCACGTCATCGCGCGCGAGTACTCGATCGCGCGCGAAGCCGCTTGCGACGCCGCCGTGCTCGAAAGCCAGCGTTATGCGGCGCACGACTACGGCCGTCTGCTGCTGCGCCTGGGCGTCGCGCCGCGGCCCGCGGCCGGCGTGGCCAGCGCGTCGCCCACTTATGTCGTTCTGAAGAGGAGACTGACCATGTTGCAGAACGCGACTCCGTCCTCGCACATCGCAGGGCTGGTCCTGACCGCGGCCGTGGTGCTGCTGGGGCTGGTGCCTTACCGCGTGACCGCCGCCGCCGCCGGCGAGCGCGCGCCGAAAACTCAGTCGCAGACCGTGTCGATCCATTCCGATTCGCGCGACGGCGAAACCCGCATCACCGAACTCAAGGGCGGCGGCAAGCCGGAAATCTGGGCGGTGAAGGGCGGCGAGTACTACCGCGTCGGCGACGACGGCCGCTACGAAATCGTGCGCGATCCGGCCACCCGAGCGCGCCTGCAACAGCGCATGAGCGACGCCAAGCAGGCCGGCATCGATGCCGAGCGCGCGAGCCGCGAGGCCGCCAAGGCGATGCGCGAGGCTGAGCAAGCCGGACGCGAAGCCGAGCAGGCCGGCCGCGACGCCGAACGCGCCGGCCGCCAGGCCGAGCGCGACGCCGAAGTCGCCAGCCGCGATGCGCAGCGCGCCGCGGCCGACGCCCGGCGCGAAGCGGTCGGCACCCAGCGTGAAGCGCGCGACGCCGCGCGTCGGGCGCAGGAAGAAGGCCAGCGTGCGCGCGAACAGGGCCGCCGCGATGCCGAACAGGCGCAGCGCGACGCCGCCCAGGCCCGTCGCGACGCCGAACAGGCTCGCCGCGATGCGCAACGCGAAGGCGAGCGCGCCCGGAGCGACGCGCAACGCGAGGCGCAGCAAGCCAGGCAGAGTGCGCTGCGCGATGCGCAACAGGCCCGGCAGCAGGCCAGGCGCGACGGCGAACAAGCACGCCGCGAGGCGCAGCTCGACCGCGACCAGGCCCTGCGCGAGGCCGCGCAAGCGCGCCGCGACGCACAGCAGCAGGCGCGCGATGCCGAGCGCATCCGCCGCGACGCGACGCGCTACGTGCCCGACAGCGCGCAAATCCGTCGCATCGCCGAGCAGGCCCGTCGCGATGCGCAGCGGCAGACGGCCGACAGCGCGCAGATCCGCCGCGACGCGCTGCGCGCCAGCCGCGAAGCGCGGCAGCAAGTGGATGTCGAAAAGATTCGCCGCGATGCGATGAGCAGCAGCCGCGAAGCCCAGCAGCAGCGGGCGGACGTCGAAAAAATCCGCCGCGATGCGATGCGCGCCGCGCGCGAAGCGGTGGAGCAATCGCAGCGAGATTTGAGCGACGCGAACGCGTCGTTGTAA
- a CDS encoding BlaI/MecI/CopY family transcriptional regulator encodes MTQKSIGDQELALLQYLSEQGEASVGDVAAGYGEPRGLARSTVLTMMERLRAKSYLRRRKVGGVYRYSTATEPDDVMRSAVAKFVANTLQGSVSPFVAWMSQRAQVSDDELAELESLVADLQSRRKEN; translated from the coding sequence ATGACCCAGAAATCCATCGGCGACCAGGAGCTGGCGCTGCTGCAATACCTCTCCGAACAGGGCGAGGCCTCGGTCGGCGACGTCGCCGCCGGCTACGGCGAGCCGCGCGGACTGGCGCGCTCGACCGTGCTGACCATGATGGAGCGCCTGCGCGCCAAGTCCTATCTGCGCCGGCGCAAGGTCGGCGGGGTGTACCGCTATTCCACCGCGACCGAACCCGACGACGTGATGCGCTCGGCCGTGGCCAAGTTCGTCGCCAACACGCTGCAAGGCTCGGTCTCGCCGTTCGTGGCCTGGATGTCGCAACGCGCGCAGGTCAGCGACGACGAACTGGCCGAGCTGGAAAGCCTGGTCGCCGATCTGCAGTCGCGCCGCAAGGAGAATTGA
- a CDS encoding cation diffusion facilitator family transporter, with product MHSHNHHGHHHGLSGTRAFAAVTLINLAYTALEAGYGFMTNSLALLSDALHNFGDVLGLGLAWGAAALAKRAPTDRHTYGWRRATLLSPLANALLLVGFSGALGWEAIRRFSAPPEIPALPVIIVAALGIAVNLGAAWLVRDGHDHDLNRRGAFLHLMADAAVSLAAVLAGAGMWLTGWEWLDPAIALLIGVVVAVGAFGLLREAFNAAMDAVPRGVDRGEVETLLREQPGVIAIHHLHIWSLGAGEIAMTAHIVRPDDSDHDAFIDRLNRELDRRFGINHPTLQVEHGRACEHDRHDRAPHGDPAHAGGHHHGHDHGDHSHHDHGDHAHEHGADGHEADTPAHPHPHGTTHRH from the coding sequence ATGCACTCGCACAACCACCACGGTCACCACCACGGCCTCAGCGGCACCCGCGCGTTCGCCGCGGTGACCTTGATCAATCTCGCCTACACCGCGCTGGAAGCCGGCTACGGCTTCATGACCAATTCGCTGGCGCTACTGTCGGACGCTCTGCACAACTTCGGCGACGTGCTCGGCCTGGGCCTGGCCTGGGGCGCGGCGGCGCTGGCCAAGCGCGCGCCGACCGATCGCCACACCTACGGCTGGCGCCGCGCGACCTTGCTCTCGCCGCTGGCCAACGCGCTGCTGCTGGTCGGTTTCTCCGGCGCGCTGGGCTGGGAGGCGATCCGCCGCTTCAGCGCGCCACCGGAGATTCCCGCCTTGCCGGTGATCATCGTCGCCGCGCTCGGTATCGCGGTGAATCTCGGCGCCGCCTGGCTGGTGCGCGACGGCCACGATCACGATCTCAACCGCCGCGGCGCGTTCCTGCACCTGATGGCCGACGCCGCGGTGTCGCTGGCGGCGGTGCTGGCCGGCGCCGGCATGTGGCTGACCGGCTGGGAATGGCTGGACCCGGCGATCGCGCTGCTGATCGGCGTGGTGGTCGCGGTCGGCGCGTTCGGGCTGCTGCGCGAGGCGTTCAACGCGGCGATGGACGCGGTGCCGCGCGGGGTCGATCGCGGCGAAGTCGAAACGTTGCTGCGCGAACAGCCCGGGGTGATCGCGATCCATCATCTGCACATCTGGTCGCTGGGCGCCGGCGAGATCGCCATGACCGCGCATATCGTCCGGCCCGACGACAGCGACCACGACGCCTTCATCGATCGGCTCAATCGCGAACTCGACCGCCGCTTCGGCATCAATCACCCGACCCTGCAGGTCGAGCACGGCCGCGCCTGCGAGCACGACCGCCACGATCGCGCGCCGCACGGCGACCCCGCGCATGCGGGCGGGCACCATCACGGCCACGATCACGGCGATCACAGCCACCACGATCACGGCGACCACGCCCACGAGCACGGCGCCGACGGCCACGAAGCCGACACGCCGGCACACCCGCACCCGCACGGCACCACGCACCGGCACTGA
- the frr gene encoding ribosome recycling factor, translating into MLNEIKKDAQNRMAKSVEAFRHDLTKIRTGRASTALVDHLKVNYHGSEMPLGQVASVQVSDARTLTITPWEKQIVGAVEKAILASDLGLTPNTAGTVIRINLPALTEERRKELTKVVHSQSEDAKVAIRNIRRDANHQAKELLKDKKVTEDELRGFEGDIQKVTDSAIKDVDGVVKSKEQELMAV; encoded by the coding sequence ATGCTCAATGAAATCAAGAAAGACGCACAGAACCGCATGGCCAAGAGCGTCGAAGCCTTTCGCCACGACCTGACCAAGATCCGCACCGGGCGCGCCTCCACTGCGCTGGTCGATCATCTGAAGGTCAACTACCACGGCTCCGAGATGCCGCTGGGCCAGGTCGCCAGCGTGCAGGTCAGCGATGCGCGCACGCTCACCATCACCCCGTGGGAAAAGCAGATCGTCGGCGCGGTCGAAAAGGCCATCCTCGCCTCCGACCTGGGCCTGACCCCCAACACCGCCGGCACCGTGATCCGCATCAACCTGCCGGCGCTGACCGAAGAACGCCGCAAGGAACTGACCAAGGTCGTCCACAGCCAGAGCGAGGACGCCAAGGTCGCGATCCGCAATATCCGCCGCGATGCCAACCATCAGGCCAAGGAATTGCTCAAGGACAAGAAGGTCACCGAGGACGAGTTGCGCGGCTTCGAAGGCGACATCCAGAAGGTCACCGACAGCGCGATCAAGGACGTGGACGGCGTGGTCAAGTCCAAGGAACAGGAACTGATGGCGGTCTGA
- the uppS gene encoding polyprenyl diphosphate synthase encodes MPSEPANAAPARIPRHLAVIMDGNGRWAQRRRRPRIIGHRAGARAVNICIDFCINRGIRALTLFAFSSENWGRPEDEVGALMKLFLNALEREVEELDRRGVRVRFIGERDRFAAPIRERMAAAERQTRNNDVLHLSIAASYGGRWDIAQAARGLAQDVADGRLDPNDIDETLLASRMSLADLPAPDLFIRTGGDTRISNFLLWQLAYTELWFTEALWPEVDAGLLQNALDDFASRERRFGLTGAQVAAQTNEIVE; translated from the coding sequence ATGCCTTCCGAGCCCGCCAACGCCGCGCCCGCACGCATCCCGCGCCATCTGGCCGTCATCATGGACGGCAACGGCCGCTGGGCGCAGCGCCGGCGCCGGCCGCGCATCATCGGCCACCGCGCCGGCGCGCGCGCGGTCAATATCTGCATCGATTTCTGCATCAACCGCGGCATCCGCGCGCTGACCCTGTTCGCCTTCTCCAGCGAAAACTGGGGCCGGCCCGAGGACGAGGTCGGCGCGTTGATGAAGCTGTTCCTCAATGCCCTGGAACGCGAGGTCGAGGAACTCGACCGTCGCGGCGTGCGCGTGCGCTTCATCGGCGAACGCGACCGTTTCGCCGCACCGATCCGCGAACGCATGGCCGCGGCCGAACGCCAGACCCGGAACAACGACGTCCTGCATCTGAGCATCGCCGCCAGCTACGGCGGCCGCTGGGACATCGCCCAGGCCGCGCGCGGGCTGGCCCAGGACGTGGCCGACGGCCGCCTGGACCCGAACGACATCGACGAAACCCTGCTCGCCTCGCGCATGTCGCTGGCCGACCTGCCGGCGCCGGATCTGTTCATCCGTACCGGCGGCGACACCCGCATCAGCAACTTCCTGTTGTGGCAGCTGGCCTATACCGAACTGTGGTTCACCGAAGCGCTGTGGCCGGAAGTCGACGCCGGCCTGCTGCAGAACGCGCTGGACGATTTCGCCAGCCGCGAACGCCGCTTCGGCCTGACCGGGGCGCAGGTCGCGGCCCAGACCAACGAGATCGTTGAATGA
- a CDS encoding phosphatidate cytidylyltransferase, producing the protein MTRTRLLAALVMAPVAISAILLLSTPWITALAAVIFLIGLWEWFDLAEIDDTLSRTVLLVVHAALMVAIVWASRTGGLGATQAPMVLFKIASLVGVIWWLLAFLWLQRFNFASDHRTYARMFKLAAAALSVIPAWAALVWIHAEGPVGLLGLPDGHWWLLTALAVVWAADSGAYFAGRKFGMLKLAPRVSPNKTVEGLIGGAFAGVAAGVGFSLLAGATTDQLPWVALVSFVAVLFSVVGDLFESLLKRHVGVKDSGHLIPGHGGILDRIDGVLAALPVFALGKAIFGF; encoded by the coding sequence ATGACCCGAACCCGCCTGCTTGCCGCGCTGGTCATGGCACCTGTCGCGATCTCGGCGATCTTGCTGCTGTCTACGCCATGGATCACCGCGCTGGCCGCGGTGATCTTCCTGATCGGTCTGTGGGAGTGGTTCGATCTGGCCGAAATCGACGACACCTTGTCGCGCACCGTGCTGCTGGTCGTGCACGCGGCGCTGATGGTGGCGATCGTGTGGGCCTCGCGCACCGGCGGGCTCGGCGCCACGCAGGCGCCGATGGTGTTGTTCAAGATCGCTTCGCTGGTCGGCGTGATCTGGTGGCTGCTGGCCTTCCTGTGGCTGCAGCGCTTCAACTTCGCCAGCGATCACCGCACTTATGCGCGCATGTTCAAGCTCGCCGCGGCCGCGCTGAGCGTGATCCCGGCCTGGGCCGCGCTGGTCTGGATTCATGCCGAAGGCCCGGTCGGCCTGTTGGGGCTGCCGGACGGACATTGGTGGCTGCTGACCGCGCTGGCGGTGGTGTGGGCGGCCGATTCGGGCGCGTACTTCGCCGGGCGCAAGTTCGGCATGCTCAAGCTGGCCCCGCGGGTCAGCCCGAACAAGACCGTCGAAGGCCTGATCGGCGGCGCGTTCGCCGGCGTCGCCGCGGGCGTGGGTTTCTCGCTGCTGGCCGGCGCGACCACCGATCAGCTGCCGTGGGTGGCGCTGGTGTCCTTCGTCGCGGTGCTGTTCTCGGTGGTCGGCGATCTGTTCGAAAGCCTGCTCAAGCGCCATGTCGGGGTGAAGGATTCGGGCCATCTGATTCCCGGCCACGGCGGCATTCTCGACCGCATCGACGGCGTCCTCGCCGCGTTGCCGGTGTTCGCGCTGGGCAAGGCGATTTTCGGATTCTGA
- a CDS encoding 1-deoxy-D-xylulose-5-phosphate reductoisomerase translates to MSTPARNIAVLGATGSIGTSALDVIARHGDNLRATVLAAGGKVDALLALCERHRPEHAVIADEAGFPALREGLRERGLATQAHCGDQALVELVSSQVCDTVVAAIVGAAGLASTLAAARAGKRLLLANKESLVLAGELLMQAAHEAGACIVPIDSEHNAIFQCLPTAQTGGERADTRAHAGLKRILLTASGGPFRGRTRSDLTQVTPEQAVAHPKWSMGPKISVDSATLMNKGLEVIEAHHLFGVEGERIEVLVHPQSLVHSLVEFVDGSTLAQLGLPDMRTALAVGFGWPQRIESGVAGLDLLAHGRLDFERPDLEAFPCLRLAFEALAAGGTAPAVLNAANEVAVSAFLQRRVGFLAIPALVEDTLAALPPTPASSLAALREADTQARRHAEQAIGHAAQAYRA, encoded by the coding sequence ATGAGCACCCCCGCGCGCAACATCGCCGTGCTCGGCGCCACCGGTTCGATCGGCACCTCCGCGCTCGACGTGATCGCCCGCCACGGCGACAACCTGCGCGCCACCGTGCTTGCCGCCGGCGGCAAGGTCGATGCGCTGCTCGCGCTGTGCGAGCGCCATCGCCCCGAACACGCGGTCATCGCCGACGAAGCCGGCTTCCCCGCCCTGCGCGAGGGCCTGCGCGAACGCGGCCTGGCCACCCAGGCGCATTGCGGCGACCAGGCCTTGGTCGAACTGGTGTCCTCGCAGGTCTGCGACACGGTCGTGGCCGCGATCGTCGGCGCCGCCGGGCTCGCGTCCACCCTGGCCGCGGCCCGCGCCGGCAAGCGCCTGCTGCTGGCGAACAAAGAATCCCTGGTCCTGGCCGGCGAACTGCTGATGCAGGCCGCGCACGAGGCCGGCGCCTGCATCGTGCCGATCGACAGCGAGCACAACGCGATCTTCCAGTGCCTGCCGACCGCGCAGACCGGCGGCGAACGCGCCGATACCCGCGCGCACGCCGGTTTGAAGCGGATTCTGCTGACCGCCTCGGGCGGGCCGTTCCGCGGCCGTACACGTTCGGACCTGACCCAGGTCACACCCGAACAGGCCGTCGCCCACCCGAAATGGTCCATGGGCCCGAAGATTTCCGTCGATTCGGCCACGCTCATGAACAAGGGCCTGGAAGTCATCGAGGCCCACCACCTGTTCGGCGTGGAAGGCGAGCGCATCGAGGTTTTGGTGCATCCGCAAAGCCTGGTGCATTCGCTGGTCGAATTCGTCGATGGCTCGACCCTGGCCCAGCTGGGGCTGCCGGACATGCGCACCGCGCTGGCGGTGGGCTTCGGCTGGCCGCAGCGGATCGAATCGGGGGTGGCCGGACTGGACCTGCTGGCCCACGGCCGCCTGGATTTCGAACGCCCCGATCTGGAAGCCTTCCCCTGCCTGCGCCTGGCTTTCGAGGCCCTGGCCGCCGGCGGCACCGCTCCGGCGGTGCTCAACGCCGCCAACGAAGTGGCCGTTTCAGCCTTTCTTCAGCGGCGCGTGGGTTTCCTAGCCATACCCGCGCTGGTCGAGGACACTCTCGCCGCGCTCCCGCCCACCCCGGCCAGTTCGCTGGCGGCGTTGCGCGAGGCCGATACCCAGGCCCGACGCCATGCCGAGCAGGCGATCGGTCACGCAGCCCAAGCCTACAGAGCCTGA
- the rseP gene encoding RIP metalloprotease RseP → MSEILGSLWWLIISIGVLVTFHEFGHFWVARRCGVKVLRFSVGFGKPLYERTGKDGTVYAIGMIPLGGYVKMLDEREYEITEALAPQAFNRKPVWQRIAIVAAGPVANLILCVAFLWGMFVIGRPDFAPVVGSASGIAAESGLRRGDTLMQIGDRPTPTWSEVQMALIPYALDREDVRVKVRTDNGTEVNRELQLSRLPAAFDERRAVQVIGLGARHELVPAVIGRINPDTAAWGVLAEGDRITALDGEPIPSWNDLPPAVARLGERGGKAMIEVVRNGDRLALEIAPKRMQRETGEKFWGLGVLPATPQPPRRDAVLRYGPIQALPAALGESAHQARELFAMIGRAFTGRVSLQNTVAGPVTIGRAANAYANNGPAWYLQLLAMLSLSLGILNLLPIPILDGGHLLYYLIELVKGSPVSERVMAAGHFVGLALIASLMGLAFYNDILNNLVR, encoded by the coding sequence ATGAGCGAAATCCTGGGCTCGTTGTGGTGGCTAATCATCAGCATCGGCGTGCTGGTGACCTTCCACGAATTCGGCCACTTCTGGGTCGCCCGCCGCTGTGGGGTGAAGGTGCTGCGCTTCTCGGTGGGCTTCGGCAAACCGCTGTACGAGCGCACCGGCAAGGACGGCACCGTCTACGCGATCGGCATGATCCCGCTCGGTGGCTACGTCAAGATGCTCGACGAGCGCGAGTACGAAATCACCGAGGCGCTGGCGCCGCAGGCCTTCAATCGCAAGCCGGTGTGGCAGCGCATCGCCATCGTCGCCGCCGGCCCGGTCGCCAACCTGATCCTGTGCGTGGCGTTCCTGTGGGGCATGTTCGTGATCGGCCGTCCGGACTTCGCGCCGGTGGTCGGCAGCGCCAGCGGCATCGCCGCCGAGTCCGGCCTGCGCCGCGGCGACACCCTGATGCAGATCGGCGACCGCCCCACTCCGACCTGGAGCGAGGTGCAGATGGCGTTGATTCCCTACGCCCTGGACCGCGAGGACGTGCGGGTCAAAGTGCGCACCGACAACGGCACCGAAGTGAACCGCGAGCTGCAGCTTTCGCGCCTGCCGGCGGCCTTCGATGAGCGCCGCGCGGTCCAGGTCATCGGCCTGGGCGCGCGCCACGAACTGGTGCCGGCGGTGATCGGCCGGATCAATCCGGACACCGCGGCCTGGGGCGTGCTGGCCGAAGGCGACCGCATCACCGCCCTGGACGGCGAGCCGATCCCGAGCTGGAACGACTTGCCGCCGGCCGTGGCCCGCCTGGGCGAGCGCGGCGGCAAGGCCATGATCGAGGTCGTCCGCAACGGCGACCGGCTGGCGCTGGAGATCGCGCCCAAGCGCATGCAGCGCGAAACCGGCGAGAAATTCTGGGGTCTGGGCGTGCTGCCCGCGACCCCGCAGCCGCCTCGACGCGACGCGGTGCTGCGCTACGGCCCGATCCAGGCGCTGCCGGCGGCGCTGGGCGAAAGCGCGCATCAGGCCCGCGAGTTGTTCGCCATGATCGGCCGCGCATTCACCGGCCGGGTTTCGCTGCAGAACACCGTGGCCGGCCCGGTGACCATCGGCCGCGCCGCCAACGCCTACGCCAACAACGGCCCGGCCTGGTATCTGCAGCTGCTGGCGATGCTGTCGCTCAGCCTGGGAATCCTGAACCTGCTGCCGATCCCGATCTTGGACGGCGGACACCTGCTGTATTACCTTATCGAGCTTGTCAAAGGCAGCCCGGTCAGCGAGCGCGTGATGGCGGCCGGGCATTTCGTCGGCCTGGCGTTGATCGCGAGCCTCATGGGCCTGGCGTTCTACAACGACATTTTGAACAACCTGGTGCGCTGA